Proteins from a single region of Halogeometricum borinquense DSM 11551:
- a CDS encoding ABC transporter ATP-binding protein, which translates to MNAIDVTDVTQTYGDVTALDGLSLSIEPGTTFGLLGTNGAGKSTLFKLVVGHVRPDTGTVSVAGQNVETAGPAIRSEVGYLPEHAGFPPALTGREVLEFHAKMRGLDDADDRIESVLSLVGLRDAADRRTGGYSNGMNRRLGLATALLSRPTILLLDEPTAGLDPRGVAAFHDVVERLARDDDLTVVLSSHVLSEVEKLCDTVGIVHNGRLRAGGSVEALKRDLIDGVRVRVRLADAGSMADATSVVDEHDGAIRSQSNREFTVECSSEVPPGLLDDLMDAASLSGYEVTEPGLEQVFEHTLGGASKKEQGEDAEEQEREKT; encoded by the coding sequence ATGAACGCAATTGACGTAACCGACGTAACGCAAACCTACGGCGACGTGACGGCTCTCGACGGCCTGTCACTATCCATCGAACCGGGGACTACCTTCGGTCTGCTCGGTACGAACGGTGCAGGAAAGTCTACGCTGTTCAAACTGGTCGTCGGGCACGTCCGACCCGACACCGGCACGGTTTCGGTCGCCGGGCAGAACGTTGAGACAGCAGGCCCGGCCATCCGTAGCGAAGTCGGATACCTGCCCGAACACGCCGGATTCCCACCAGCGCTTACCGGCCGGGAGGTACTCGAATTTCACGCGAAGATGCGCGGGCTCGACGACGCGGACGACCGCATCGAAAGCGTTCTCAGTCTCGTCGGACTGCGTGACGCCGCCGACCGGCGAACCGGCGGGTACTCGAACGGAATGAATCGCCGTCTCGGATTGGCGACAGCGCTGCTTTCCCGACCGACGATTCTCCTGCTGGATGAACCCACTGCAGGCCTCGATCCACGAGGAGTCGCCGCGTTCCACGACGTCGTCGAACGACTAGCGCGGGACGACGACCTCACGGTCGTCCTCTCCTCGCACGTGCTCTCGGAGGTCGAAAAGTTGTGTGATACGGTCGGCATCGTTCACAACGGGCGACTGCGTGCTGGCGGGTCGGTCGAAGCGTTGAAGCGAGACCTGATCGACGGCGTCCGAGTCCGCGTCCGTCTGGCCGACGCGGGGTCAATGGCCGACGCGACTTCAGTAGTCGATGAACACGACGGAGCCATTCGGTCCCAATCTAACCGCGAGTTCACCGTCGAATGCTCGTCGGAAGTCCCCCCCGGCCTGTTAGACGACCTGATGGACGCCGCGTCGCTGTCGGGGTACGAGGTTACCGAGCCGGGCCTCGAACAGGTCTTCGAGCACACTCTTGGCGGCGCGTCGAAGAAAGAGCAGGGAGAAGACGCGGAAGAGCAGGAGAGGGAGAAAACATGA
- a CDS encoding ABC transporter permease, giving the protein MTEGPNRADSGRSHETDGGVTTTGDANVTEPTDVAEAPEVTESTDGQDSSALRQIATVAGMEFRLSVRNRWAVALAALFTLFASLIVGFGASSVGPVRADAVIVSMASLATYLLPLAALVFGFDAVVGAEERGWLDIVFALPVSRARVVVGSYLGRAVTLVAATSIGFGIGGILLFSVASSANTVLYATFLLGSVALGLGFLAVGVFVSSVVGEKTHALGAALLVWVWFVFGHDLLALGLVAGSKLPQSALSVMVLSNPVSVFRVFVLSGIDSTGGGLATVVGESTLSMPLLAVAATVWVVVPVAAAARAVRHRSL; this is encoded by the coding sequence ATGACCGAAGGACCTAACAGAGCGGATTCCGGTCGAAGCCACGAGACAGACGGTGGGGTCACAACGACCGGAGACGCTAACGTGACAGAACCAACCGATGTAGCGGAAGCACCAGAAGTGACGGAATCAACCGACGGGCAGGATAGCAGTGCGCTCCGACAGATTGCCACGGTCGCGGGCATGGAGTTCCGACTCTCGGTTCGGAATCGCTGGGCGGTTGCGCTGGCCGCGCTATTCACCCTCTTTGCGTCGCTCATCGTCGGCTTCGGCGCGTCGAGTGTCGGCCCGGTACGGGCGGATGCGGTCATCGTGAGTATGGCCTCGTTGGCAACGTATCTGCTCCCCCTCGCTGCGCTGGTCTTCGGCTTCGATGCAGTCGTGGGGGCCGAGGAACGCGGCTGGCTTGACATCGTGTTTGCACTCCCTGTCTCGCGTGCGCGAGTCGTCGTCGGGTCGTACCTCGGACGGGCGGTCACGCTCGTGGCCGCGACGAGCATCGGCTTCGGAATCGGCGGGATTCTGCTGTTTTCGGTGGCATCGAGCGCTAACACCGTGTTGTACGCGACGTTCCTGCTCGGTTCAGTTGCGCTGGGACTGGGGTTCCTCGCAGTCGGCGTGTTCGTCTCGTCGGTCGTCGGTGAGAAGACCCACGCACTGGGGGCCGCACTCCTCGTCTGGGTCTGGTTCGTGTTCGGACACGACCTGCTCGCACTCGGTCTCGTGGCCGGGTCAAAACTCCCACAGAGCGCGTTATCGGTGATGGTCCTCTCGAATCCGGTGAGCGTCTTCCGAGTGTTCGTCCTCTCGGGTATCGACTCGACCGGCGGCGGACTGGCGACCGTCGTAGGGGAATCCACGCTCTCGATGCCACTTCTCGCAGTCGCGGCGACCGTCTGGGTCGTTGTCCCCGTCGCCGCCGCGGCGCGTGCTGTGCGCCATCGGAGCCTCTAG
- a CDS encoding translocation/assembly module TamB domain-containing protein — protein MVAPVAASHRSSNFDVETSDERVELDGDDFDIEFRSDGRVEIEGDDFDIELDGDRIDLESDDVEVEINGNEIEVEGRSGSLTLDVEYNGNDLEVDSDDFEIERKNGEYDVESDNENLDIESDGDRVEIEGDEFDIEFDGDTIEIQTDDFDVEIDADGDIEVETNDFDFEYDGSTLDLESDDFDVEFDGDRIEVEGDDGDFEFTLDTDDNGNVVFDGGRDVDIELDDIEVERDNDRAEVETDDLDFESDDDRVDVEGDDFEIERDGDRAEVESDDLEFDSDDGRVEFEFDGSGGIDIEIRDGRVEVETDDHDIEHDGDSLEVETDDFDFESDDDRTEFEDDDHDIEHDGGDLDVEHDDLDFESD, from the coding sequence ATGGTTGCACCGGTCGCAGCAAGCCACCGGTCTAGCAACTTCGATGTGGAAACTAGTGATGAGCGTGTCGAGCTAGATGGTGACGACTTCGACATTGAGTTTCGGTCCGATGGTCGCGTCGAAATCGAGGGTGACGACTTCGATATCGAGCTAGACGGTGACCGCATCGACCTTGAGAGTGACGACGTCGAGGTCGAGATTAACGGTAACGAGATTGAGGTCGAAGGTCGTAGCGGCAGCCTCACTCTCGATGTCGAATACAACGGCAACGACCTCGAGGTCGACAGTGATGACTTCGAGATCGAACGCAAAAACGGCGAGTACGATGTCGAGAGCGATAACGAAAACCTCGACATCGAGAGCGACGGCGACAGGGTCGAAATCGAGGGCGACGAGTTCGATATCGAATTCGACGGCGACACGATCGAAATCCAGACTGACGACTTCGATGTCGAGATCGACGCCGATGGTGACATTGAGGTCGAGACGAACGACTTCGACTTCGAGTACGACGGATCGACTCTCGATCTTGAGAGCGACGACTTCGACGTCGAATTCGACGGCGACCGCATCGAAGTCGAGGGAGATGACGGCGACTTCGAGTTCACCCTCGACACTGATGACAACGGTAACGTGGTGTTCGACGGTGGACGCGACGTAGATATCGAACTCGACGACATCGAGGTGGAACGGGATAACGACCGCGCGGAGGTCGAAACTGACGACCTCGACTTCGAGAGCGACGACGACCGCGTTGACGTCGAAGGCGACGACTTCGAGATCGAACGTGACGGCGACCGTGCCGAGGTCGAAAGCGACGACCTCGAATTCGACAGCGACGACGGTCGCGTCGAGTTTGAGTTCGACGGCTCCGGCGGGATCGATATCGAGATCAGAGACGGCCGCGTCGAGGTCGAAACTGACGACCACGATATCGAGCACGACGGCGACAGCCTCGAAGTCGAGACCGACGACTTCGACTTCGAGAGCGACGACGACAGAACCGAGTTCGAGGACGACGATCACGACATCGAACACGACGGTGGTGACCTCGATGTCGAGCACGACGACCTTGACTTCGAGAGCGACTAA
- a CDS encoding 4a-hydroxytetrahydrobiopterin dehydratase encodes MASTLADQECEACTSADEPLTEDEYANYLTELDDSVWEVVDEYYLEGTYEFEDFRDALEFTYEIGELAEEEWHHPDIHLTWGKVRVEMWTHKIDGLHKTDFVMAARMDRIHEEYEPN; translated from the coding sequence ATGGCATCAACTCTCGCAGACCAAGAATGCGAAGCGTGTACTTCGGCGGATGAACCGCTCACCGAAGACGAGTACGCGAACTACCTCACCGAACTCGACGACAGTGTGTGGGAAGTCGTCGATGAGTACTATCTCGAAGGCACCTACGAATTCGAGGACTTCCGCGACGCACTGGAGTTTACCTACGAGATTGGCGAACTCGCTGAGGAAGAGTGGCACCACCCGGACATTCACCTCACTTGGGGCAAAGTACGCGTCGAGATGTGGACTCACAAAATCGATGGGTTACATAAGACCGACTTTGTGATGGCGGCGCGGATGGACCGCATTCACGAGGAGTACGAACCGAATTGA
- a CDS encoding FAD-binding and (Fe-S)-binding domain-containing protein, giving the protein MAIEDRDAWSARELGHDRPDAVKYRDLARDLRARVEGGVEFDEYAQILYSTDGSIYRAKPAGVVFPTDTSDVQAAVEVATSHEVPILPRGTGSSLAGQTVGPGCVVLDVSRHMDDILEIRPDEKRVRIQPGVVQDDLDAALSEYGLKFAPDPASSNRATVGGGIGNNSTGAHSVRYGITDAYTETVTAVLSDGSLLQAREVVIDSSEWNDIVSKDDREADIYRTVRAVVEDNADEIEARYPDLKRRVSGYNLDRVVYENDAGERVMNLATLFVGSEGTLGVIVEAELSLVTVPEETALALYCFDDLVTAMEAVPVALEYDVSAVELMDDEVFRLAANSDGYAEYVEPIPEGTDAALLLEFDSELHDDFEAAIDATTERFIHDGAAFEVVEAYTDADQADIWKLRKAAIPLLMSLEGDAKPYPFIEDATVPPAELAAYVQKFEAVLDDHDTSAAYFAHAGSGTLHIRPILNLKSESGVEDMHSITDDVTDLVLEHHGSFSGEHGDGMARTEFNPKMYGETLWDAFKRVKTAFDPEWWMHPGNVVYRSGADDIGPDSDRGVGADMREHLRYGAQYQSIEPQTTLDFTDEGGFSQLVELCNGCGTCRQTGQEVMCPTYRASREEVQTTRGRANLLRSAISGDLRPDEIHSERFQEEVLDLCIGCKGCKSDCPTGVDMAKLKAEVKHQHHQARGIGLRERLFANIDTASKVGSMLAPLSNWATKLPGVRTAMQKALGIAPERELPPFRRETLRDWFESRGGSTVERTDANARVVLFPDTYTNYSYPAAGKAAVTVLEAADVHVSIPDDTAPSGRAAYSTGMLDRAKERAQSNTDRLVGQVEDGWDIVFVEPSDAVMFQDEYCNLLDGQRVEQVAGSSYGVLEYLDVLRLDESLPVDDRSLGAAGTLSYHGHCNQKGTNKDHHAVGVLRRVGYDVDPLDTTCCGMAGSFGYHDEHYALSKAIGSILFDAVDASDGDRVVAPGGSCRSQLGDREGANGIPQHPIEAVADRL; this is encoded by the coding sequence ATGGCGATCGAAGACCGCGATGCTTGGTCGGCACGCGAACTCGGACACGACCGACCGGACGCGGTGAAATACCGTGATTTAGCGAGAGATCTTCGCGCGCGAGTCGAAGGCGGTGTCGAGTTTGACGAGTACGCCCAGATTCTCTACTCCACCGACGGCAGTATCTATCGCGCCAAGCCTGCAGGTGTCGTCTTTCCCACCGATACGTCCGACGTGCAGGCGGCCGTCGAGGTGGCGACGAGTCATGAAGTGCCGATTCTCCCGCGCGGGACTGGTTCGTCGCTGGCGGGGCAGACCGTCGGACCGGGTTGTGTCGTTCTCGATGTCTCCCGGCACATGGATGATATCCTCGAAATCCGCCCGGACGAGAAGCGAGTCCGTATCCAACCGGGCGTCGTGCAGGACGACCTGGACGCGGCACTGTCGGAGTACGGCCTGAAGTTTGCTCCCGATCCGGCATCATCGAACCGCGCGACCGTCGGCGGCGGTATCGGAAACAACTCGACGGGCGCTCACTCGGTCAGATACGGTATCACGGACGCATACACGGAAACCGTGACGGCCGTCCTCTCGGATGGGTCGCTTTTGCAGGCGCGCGAAGTCGTTATCGACTCCTCGGAGTGGAACGACATCGTCTCGAAGGACGACCGCGAGGCCGACATCTATCGAACCGTCCGCGCAGTGGTCGAAGACAACGCAGACGAGATTGAAGCGCGCTACCCCGACCTCAAACGCCGCGTCTCGGGGTACAATCTCGACCGAGTGGTGTACGAGAACGACGCCGGCGAGCGAGTGATGAATCTCGCAACGCTATTTGTCGGAAGCGAGGGCACGCTCGGCGTTATCGTCGAGGCGGAACTTTCGCTCGTCACGGTACCCGAGGAAACGGCACTGGCCTTGTACTGCTTTGACGACCTCGTGACGGCGATGGAGGCAGTTCCGGTTGCACTGGAGTACGATGTGAGTGCCGTCGAGTTGATGGACGACGAGGTGTTTCGGCTTGCGGCCAACTCCGACGGGTACGCCGAGTACGTCGAACCCATCCCGGAGGGCACGGACGCGGCCCTACTGTTGGAGTTCGATTCGGAACTCCACGATGACTTCGAGGCGGCAATCGACGCGACGACCGAGCGATTCATCCACGACGGCGCGGCGTTCGAAGTCGTCGAAGCCTACACCGACGCGGACCAAGCCGACATCTGGAAACTTCGCAAGGCCGCTATTCCGCTTTTGATGTCGCTTGAGGGCGACGCGAAGCCCTATCCGTTCATCGAGGATGCGACCGTCCCACCTGCGGAACTCGCCGCGTACGTTCAGAAGTTCGAGGCGGTTTTAGACGACCACGACACGTCGGCCGCGTACTTCGCTCACGCGGGGTCGGGGACGCTCCACATCCGACCGATTCTCAATCTCAAGTCCGAGTCTGGTGTTGAGGATATGCACTCTATCACCGACGACGTGACGGATCTCGTCCTCGAACATCACGGCTCGTTCTCGGGCGAACACGGCGACGGGATGGCCCGGACGGAATTTAATCCGAAGATGTACGGTGAGACGCTCTGGGATGCGTTCAAGCGGGTGAAGACGGCGTTCGATCCCGAGTGGTGGATGCACCCCGGCAACGTCGTCTATCGCTCGGGGGCGGACGATATCGGTCCGGACTCCGACCGCGGTGTCGGTGCGGACATGCGCGAACATCTTCGGTACGGTGCGCAGTACCAGTCGATAGAGCCGCAGACGACGCTCGATTTCACGGACGAAGGCGGCTTCTCACAGCTAGTCGAACTCTGTAACGGGTGTGGAACCTGCCGTCAGACCGGACAGGAGGTGATGTGTCCGACCTACCGCGCCTCGCGCGAGGAAGTACAGACGACTCGCGGACGTGCGAATCTCCTTCGATCCGCGATCAGCGGCGACCTTCGTCCCGATGAAATACACTCAGAACGCTTCCAAGAGGAGGTACTGGATCTCTGCATCGGCTGTAAGGGATGTAAAAGCGACTGTCCAACGGGCGTCGATATGGCCAAGTTGAAAGCTGAGGTGAAACACCAGCACCATCAAGCGAGGGGCATCGGACTCCGTGAACGCCTATTCGCCAACATCGACACCGCCTCCAAAGTCGGATCGATGCTCGCCCCACTTTCGAATTGGGCCACGAAGCTTCCGGGGGTGCGGACGGCCATGCAGAAAGCGCTCGGTATCGCTCCCGAACGCGAACTCCCACCCTTCCGCCGGGAAACGCTTCGAGACTGGTTCGAGAGCCGCGGTGGGTCAACTGTCGAACGCACCGACGCCAACGCTCGGGTCGTGCTGTTTCCGGACACGTATACGAACTACTCGTATCCGGCGGCTGGTAAGGCGGCGGTCACAGTTCTGGAGGCTGCGGACGTTCACGTCAGTATCCCGGACGATACGGCACCCTCAGGTCGCGCTGCCTACTCGACGGGAATGTTGGATCGCGCTAAAGAACGAGCGCAGTCCAACACCGACCGGTTGGTCGGCCAAGTCGAAGACGGGTGGGACATCGTATTCGTTGAACCCTCCGACGCCGTGATGTTCCAAGATGAATACTGCAACTTGCTCGACGGACAACGCGTCGAACAGGTCGCAGGGAGTTCCTACGGTGTCTTGGAGTACCTCGACGTGCTCCGACTCGACGAGTCGCTTCCGGTCGATGACCGCTCGCTCGGCGCGGCCGGAACACTCAGCTATCACGGCCACTGCAATCAGAAGGGGACCAACAAGGACCACCACGCGGTCGGTGTGTTGCGTCGCGTCGGGTACGATGTCGATCCGTTGGACACGACTTGCTGTGGAATGGCGGGGAGTTTCGGCTACCACGACGAGCATTACGCCCTCTCGAAAGCTATCGGGAGCATTCTGTTCGATGCGGTCGATGCCAGCGACGGCGACAGAGTTGTCGCTCCCGGCGGGTCGTGTCGGTCACAACTCGGCGACCGAGAGGGTGCAAACGGAATCCCGCAACATCCTATCGAGGCGGTCGCTGACCGTCTGTGA
- a CDS encoding VOC family protein, producing the protein MPSATILHTCLNVADAAEAIEFYKQFGFTESWQFTTPDGRTTNYYVSDGDGVELQLSETDGETDFEMGTGWDHLALGVEDVDQTVERINHYGVEKEPGPQPEAEAYTAFIRDPDGHVVELIEPLD; encoded by the coding sequence ATGCCAAGCGCGACGATACTGCACACGTGTTTGAACGTGGCCGATGCGGCGGAGGCAATCGAGTTCTACAAACAGTTCGGTTTCACCGAATCGTGGCAGTTTACGACACCGGACGGAAGGACGACGAACTACTACGTGAGCGACGGCGACGGTGTCGAACTCCAACTTTCCGAGACTGACGGCGAGACCGACTTCGAGATGGGGACGGGGTGGGATCACCTCGCACTCGGCGTCGAAGACGTGGATCAAACGGTTGAGCGAATCAATCATTACGGCGTCGAGAAGGAACCGGGACCACAACCCGAAGCCGAGGCGTACACTGCCTTCATCAGAGATCCCGACGGACACGTGGTCGAACTCATCGAGCCGTTAGACTGA
- the aceB gene encoding malate synthase AceB, protein MSIKRHYEREFVRTFFTSPTAVEGEDDSAKMLRSAAQLTGMQAPDVWVPDNEDATAPSMRDEGVENIVEVVSEYGADFPGEIHPRIVWHRDDPATRYQGFQHMLEIADPANGAIEHIDGFVVPEVGDIDDWKKADEFITIVENEHGLEEGSLSMSVIVESGAAELALGDLRTEMGKPANNLERLFLLVDGEVDYTKDMRAMTPTGELPEWPELRHNTSRGASAAGLVAVDGPYDDIRDVDGYNERMTENQAKGMIGIWSLTPGQVVEANKSPLPPKTGSWLLEVDDREIELEAADGKQIYNGDKVRLETTDSGYVLHTGGETTELDEDDLRKKLLDMTAYVPSMDDIVDSMEEFEAAKEAGKGAIAMTQSTTLVIDGVEIDIEKDRMWDEATYQAAQTPITLFQDVYEHRPDQHEELAEMYGADIVERATNVGN, encoded by the coding sequence ATGAGCATCAAACGGCATTACGAACGGGAGTTTGTGCGCACGTTTTTCACCTCTCCGACAGCAGTCGAAGGTGAAGACGACTCCGCGAAGATGCTGCGGAGTGCGGCCCAACTCACTGGAATGCAGGCTCCGGATGTCTGGGTTCCCGACAACGAGGACGCGACGGCACCATCGATGCGCGACGAGGGTGTCGAGAACATTGTCGAAGTCGTCTCAGAATACGGGGCCGACTTCCCTGGTGAGATTCACCCACGAATTGTGTGGCACCGCGATGATCCCGCGACCCGGTATCAGGGGTTCCAGCACATGCTTGAGATTGCGGATCCGGCTAACGGTGCCATAGAGCATATCGACGGCTTCGTCGTTCCCGAAGTCGGTGATATCGACGACTGGAAGAAGGCCGACGAGTTCATCACCATCGTGGAAAACGAGCACGGTCTCGAGGAAGGAAGTCTCTCGATGTCCGTGATTGTCGAGAGCGGGGCGGCCGAGTTGGCTCTCGGCGACCTCCGTACGGAGATGGGTAAGCCCGCTAACAATCTCGAACGACTGTTCCTGCTCGTTGATGGCGAAGTCGATTACACGAAGGACATGCGAGCGATGACCCCGACCGGCGAACTCCCCGAATGGCCGGAACTCCGTCACAACACGTCTCGTGGTGCCAGCGCCGCCGGACTCGTCGCGGTTGACGGTCCCTACGACGACATCCGCGACGTGGACGGGTACAACGAGCGAATGACCGAGAACCAAGCGAAAGGGATGATCGGCATCTGGTCGCTGACGCCCGGGCAGGTCGTTGAAGCGAACAAATCGCCGCTCCCGCCCAAGACCGGCAGTTGGTTGCTAGAAGTTGACGACCGCGAGATAGAACTTGAGGCGGCCGACGGCAAGCAGATCTACAACGGCGATAAAGTCCGACTCGAAACGACTGACAGTGGTTACGTGCTGCACACAGGCGGCGAGACGACGGAGCTAGACGAGGACGACCTCCGGAAGAAACTGCTGGATATGACCGCGTACGTCCCCAGCATGGACGACATCGTGGATTCGATGGAGGAGTTCGAGGCCGCAAAGGAGGCCGGCAAAGGCGCTATCGCCATGACCCAGTCTACGACGCTTGTCATCGACGGCGTCGAAATCGACATCGAGAAAGACCGGATGTGGGACGAAGCGACCTATCAGGCCGCACAGACGCCGATCACGCTGTTCCAAGACGTCTACGAACACCGACCGGACCAGCACGAGGAGTTAGCGGAGATGTACGGCGCTGACATCGTCGAGCGCGCTACGAACGTCGGCAACTGA
- a CDS encoding IclR family transcriptional regulator — protein sequence MKNAKTDSVRATETSLAVLSGIETLGGGATLAELTDELEFAKSTIYKHLNTLEKGGLVVMRDNEYLIGLRCLELGGIAQRYDGIYEVAKPEVRRMAVETGELANLMIEEHGYGIYIHTTSGDQAVNLDTSLGKRVHLHQTAIGKALLSSFSDERVEEILDRHGLPGETDNTITDREALFEELETIRAEGIAYDKEERVNGTGCVGVPVETGDRREAAISITAPINRMAAPERESEIIDTVKQAANVIEVNLAHK from the coding sequence ATGAAAAACGCAAAAACGGATTCGGTTCGGGCGACGGAAACGTCGCTGGCGGTTCTCTCGGGCATCGAAACCCTTGGTGGGGGTGCGACGCTGGCAGAGCTTACAGACGAACTCGAGTTCGCCAAGAGTACAATATACAAACACCTCAACACGCTCGAAAAAGGAGGACTCGTCGTCATGCGCGACAACGAGTACCTCATCGGATTGCGGTGTCTGGAGCTGGGCGGCATCGCACAACGGTACGACGGTATCTACGAAGTCGCAAAACCCGAGGTGCGTCGGATGGCGGTCGAAACCGGCGAACTGGCGAACCTGATGATCGAAGAACACGGCTACGGAATCTACATTCACACCACCAGTGGCGACCAAGCGGTCAATCTGGACACGAGTCTCGGAAAGCGCGTTCACCTCCACCAGACCGCAATCGGCAAGGCATTACTGTCGAGTTTTTCAGACGAACGGGTCGAGGAAATTCTCGATAGACATGGCCTCCCCGGTGAGACGGACAACACGATCACCGACCGCGAGGCGTTGTTCGAGGAATTAGAGACGATTCGAGCGGAGGGTATCGCGTACGACAAAGAAGAACGAGTGAATGGAACAGGATGCGTCGGCGTACCCGTCGAGACGGGTGACCGGCGAGAAGCCGCCATCAGCATCACCGCCCCTATCAATCGGATGGCCGCACCCGAACGAGAGAGCGAGATCATCGACACAGTGAAGCAGGCAGCTAACGTCATCGAAGTGAATCTTGCCCACAAGTAG